The genomic stretch GAAAAAGTAGGTGTAATTGAGTCTTTAGCTCATTATCTTTTAAATTTAACTAAAGGTAATGTAGTTTTAATGGCTTTATTAATTTTATGGGTTTCAGCAATATCGTCAACTATTATTGATAATGTACCTTTTGTTGCAACTATGATTCCGTTGATTAAAACTTTTGAAGCTACTGCTAGCTTAGAAATTGCTCCTCTCTGGTGGGCATTAGCTCTGGGGTCATGTTTAGGTGGAAATGGTTCCTTAATAGGAGCTTCTGCTAATGTAGTAGTAGCTGGCATAGCTAATAAGCATGACACTCCTATATCTTTTGTAAGTTACTTGAAAGTTGGATTTCCTTTAACATTATTGATGATGTTTATTACTTCAATTTATTTATATTTTAGATATTTGGTTTAATATAAGAAAATAAATAATAACTTTGAATAAAAAAGTGTGAATTACCTAATAATCCCGACTTCTAAATTTAGAGGTCGGGATTATTTTAGTTTTATAGATAATAAATTTAAATCAAATTATTAAATCTAAAGATATTATACAAAAGCCTAATTAATTTTATATTGTTTAAGAACTTTTAATGTTAAAATATGATACTGGAAGAGAGGTATATTCTTTTAATATCTGGTGTTATTTTCAAGTTAAGTGTTAGAGATAATATTACAGATTGCTTTTAGAGGTGATAATAATGATAGATTTAGGGTTGATACCGATATTTTTAGTTATGTTTCCTTTAATAGGAATTGGTTTGGGTTATTTAACTAAAAGGTATTCACTCTGGGCAGTAGTAAGTACAATGGCTAATCTTGTTTTGACTGTCTATCTTTTTAAGCCTATGTCAAGCGGTAAAATAATTAAAGAAGTTTATAATTTTTCTGTTTTCCCTACTGGTCTTTATTTTAAAATAGATTTGCTAGGTTATATTTTTCTTATAATTGTTTCTTTTGTTTGGACTTTAGTTACTATTTATTCATTATCTTATATGGAAGGAGAAAATAGATCTAGATATTATATTTTTTTACTTGCAACTTTATCTTCGATGATGGGGATATTTGTGACCGGAGATTTTTTTAGTCTTTTATTATTCTTTGAGATGATGACAATATCTTCTTATGTATTAGTAGTACATAATGAAGATGAAGAAGCTCATTATGGTGGGAATTATTACTTGTATATGGGGATAGGCGGTGGAATGTTAATTTTATGGGGCGCTGTCTTAACCTATGGTTTTACTGGTAGTGTAATGATCGAATCAGCACTTTTTCAGTTAAGTCAATTGGGAGTTATAAAATATGTAATTGCTGTTATGATGATTGTAGGTTTTGGAGTTAAAGCAGGTATGTTTCCAGTTCATATTTGGTTGCCGAAAGCTCATCCAGTAGCTCCTAGTCCAGCTAGTGCATTATTATCAGGAATTATCATTAAAGCTGGTATTTACGGAATTTTAAGAGTAGTAACAACTCTTTATTGGCCGATGGACAATGTACAGGGAATAATCACATTGCAGAATATTGGATTTGGCTTAATTATAATCGGAGCAATTACTATGTTTTCAGGAATGATTTGTGCTTTATTTCAATGGAATGTTAAGCGGATATTAGCTTATTCCAGTGTTAGTCAGATGGGTTATATTTTAATGGGCATTGGGGTAGTTGGTTATTTGGGGATGGATGGTACTTTAGGGTTTGCTGGAGCTGTCTATCATATTATTAACCATGCTCTCTTTAAAAGTAGTGCTTTTTTAATCATTGGAGCTATTTGCTTTGTTACTCATGAAATGAACTTAAAGAAATTAAGTGGAATGGGACGAAATTATCCTGTTTTAATGATAGGATTCATAGTAACTTTATTTGGAATTAGTGGGATTCCTGGCTTTAATGGCTATGCTAGTAAAACATTGATTCATCATAGCTTATTGGAAGCTTTTCATTTGCACCATAGTTTCTGGATTTTAACAGCTGAGAAAGTCTTTATTATTACTAGTGCAGGGACACTTTGTTACTTTCTTAAAATTTTCTATTATCTGTTTATAAAAGAAAAAGAAATAACAGAAGAGAAGTTGGTTGATATGTCTTTCTTAATTCAATTAGTGACTTCTATTTTTGCAATTTGTATTTTTGTTTTGGGGCTTATGCCTGAATTAGTAACAAAGACATTACTTAAGCCATTATATCAAACTCATAATTTAAACCTAACTATAATAAAACATATTCACTTTTGGAGTTTTGGGACGCTTTGGGATAGTATTTCTTATCTTTTATTTGGAATTGTTATCTTTATATTGGCTGTTAGGGGTTCTTGGTTTGAATATAGCTTGCCGAAAATAATAAGTATTGAAAGAGTTTGGAGCAAATTTTTAGATTACTATTTTACTAAATATAAAAGATTAATAAAAATAATAAATGATATTCAGATTACATTTGATAATTCCTTAACTATAATCTGTAATTCGTTAGTAAAGATTGATCGTAATCCGGAGGGAAATAGGAGTATATTAACTATTCAAAGTATTGATTTTTCTAAATTAGTTGTTGCGT from Sporohalobacter salinus encodes the following:
- a CDS encoding complex I subunit 5 family protein encodes the protein MIDLGLIPIFLVMFPLIGIGLGYLTKRYSLWAVVSTMANLVLTVYLFKPMSSGKIIKEVYNFSVFPTGLYFKIDLLGYIFLIIVSFVWTLVTIYSLSYMEGENRSRYYIFLLATLSSMMGIFVTGDFFSLLLFFEMMTISSYVLVVHNEDEEAHYGGNYYLYMGIGGGMLILWGAVLTYGFTGSVMIESALFQLSQLGVIKYVIAVMMIVGFGVKAGMFPVHIWLPKAHPVAPSPASALLSGIIIKAGIYGILRVVTTLYWPMDNVQGIITLQNIGFGLIIIGAITMFSGMICALFQWNVKRILAYSSVSQMGYILMGIGVVGYLGMDGTLGFAGAVYHIINHALFKSSAFLIIGAICFVTHEMNLKKLSGMGRNYPVLMIGFIVTLFGISGIPGFNGYASKTLIHHSLLEAFHLHHSFWILTAEKVFIITSAGTLCYFLKIFYYLFIKEKEITEEKLVDMSFLIQLVTSIFAICIFVLGLMPELVTKTLLKPLYQTHNLNLTIIKHIHFWSFGTLWDSISYLLFGIVIFILAVRGSWFEYSLPKIISIERVWSKFLDYYFTKYKRLIKIINDIQITFDNSLTIICNSLVKIDRNPEGNRSILTIQSIDFSKLVVALMLVIVLLWFIIYELIKYNIYVL